From a region of the Mercurialis annua linkage group LG1-X, ddMerAnnu1.2, whole genome shotgun sequence genome:
- the LOC126677502 gene encoding uncharacterized protein LOC126677502: MNMAIRVSIISLFILSILIPTFSLYEDQVGLMDWHQQYIGKVKDAVFHTQKTGRKRVVVSTEENVIASLDLRHGDIFWRHVLGTNDVVDGIDIAMGKYVITLSSEGSILRAWNLPDGQMVWESFLQGPNHSKSLLLVPESLKVDKDNVIFVFGQGCLHAISSKHGEVLWKKDFAAESFEVQKVIQPLGSDIIYVVGFVGSSQFELYLLNAKNGELLKHERTEISGGFSGEVSLVSTNTLVMMDSSGSTLITVNFPDGKISFQKTYISELIEDSVGVATIVPSKIGPMFALKTKTSMMFISVSEEGALKVVYKVNHVTAISDALPLSEDQQAVALVEHHGNDIYLSVKVGHSWNNDLIKESITMDQHRGMVHKVFINNYVRTDRTHGFRALIVMEDHSLLLLQQGAIVWSREDSLASVIDVTTSELPVEKQGVSVAKVEQNLFEWLKGHILKLKSTLMLASPEDVVAMQAMRLKSSEKSKMTRDHNGFRKLLIILTKSGKIFALHTGDGRIVWSVFLSSLRKLEACEYPIGLNMYQWKIPHHHAMDENPLVLVVGRCKPSSHALGVLSFVDTYTGKELSSSDLVHPIVQVVPLPFTDSTEQRLHLLIDAHQQAHLYPQTPEAVGIFQREFSNIFWYSVEAENGIIRGHALKGNCIDETPNEYCFETRGIWSILFPLELEKIMTAVTRKSNEVVHTQAKVIADEDVMYKYISKNLLFVATVAPKAVAGIGSATPEESWLIAYLIDTVTGRILHRVTHHGSHGPVHAVFSENWVIYHYFNLRAHRYEMSVIEIYDQSRADNKDVLKLVFGKHNLTSPVSSYSRPEIITKSQSYFFAHSIKAIAVTSTAKGITSKQLLVGTIGDQVLALDKRFMDPRRSLNPTQAEKEEGILPFTDSLPIMPQSYVTHALQVEGLRGIVTVPAKLESTTLVFTYGVDLFLTRLAPSRTYDSLTEDFSYALLLLTIVALVVSIFVTWILSEKKELRDKWR; the protein is encoded by the exons GCGACATCT TTTGGAGGCATGTACTTGGCACCAATGATGTTGTTGATGGAATTGATATTGCCATGGGGAAAT ATGTTATTACCCTTTCATCAGAGGGAAGTATTTTAAGAGCATGGAACCTTCCTGATGGACAAATGGTGTGGGAATCCTTTCTTCAGGGCCCAAATCATTCAAAGTCACTATTATTGGTGCCG GAAAGCTTGAAAGTTGATAAGGACAATGTTATTTTTGTGTTCGGTCAAGGATGTCTTCATGCTATTTCAAGCAAACATGGCGAGGTTCTTTGGAAGAAGGATTTTGCTGCTGAAAG TTTTGAGGTTCAGAAAGTGATTCAGCCCCTTGGCAGTGATATTATATATGTGGTAGGATTTGTTGGTTCTTCACAGTTTGAATTATATCTACTCAATGCAAAGAATGGAGAGCTACTGAAGCATGAACGTACAGAAATTTCTGGTGGTTTTTCAGGAGAAGTTTCTTTAGTTTCAACTAACACACTTGTGATGATGGATTCTTCTGGGTCAACTTTGATAACAGTAAATTTTCCAGATGGGAAAATTAGCTTTCAGAAAACATACATATCAGAGCTTATAGAGGACTCTGTTGGAGTGGCAACAATAGTGCCTTCAAAAATTGGTCCGATGTTTGCACTGAAAACCAAAACATCTATGATGTTTATAAGTGTGTCAGAGGAAGGTGCATTGAAGGTGGTGTATAAAGTCAATCATGTGACAGCTATTAGTGATGCTCTTCCATTATCAGAGGACCAACAAGCTGTTGCATTGGTCGAACACCATGGGAATGATATTTACCTTAGCGTGAAGGTTGGTCACAGCTGGAATAATGATTTGATTAAGGAGAGTATTACGATGGACCAGCATAGAGGGATGGTCCATAAGgtttttataaacaattatgTGCGGACAGATAGGACGCATGGGTTTAGAGCTTTGATTGTTATGGAAGATCATTCACTATTGCTCCTACAACAAGGTGCGATTGTGTGGAGTAGGGAAGACAGCCTTGCATCAGTAATAGATGTAACAACGTCTGAACTTCCTGTGGAAAAGCAAGGTGTATCAGTAGCAAAAGTGGAACAAAACCTTTTTGAATGGCTTAAG GGACACATTCTGAAGCTCAAAAGCACTTTAATGCTTGCAAGCCCTGAGGATGTAGTGGCCATGCAAGCCATGAGGTTGAAAAGCTCCGAGAAGAGCAAGATGACCAGAGACCATAATGGGTTTAGGAAACTTCTAATTATTCTTACAAAATCTGGAAAGATTTTTGCCTTGCACACTGGAGATGGACGGATTGTGTGGTCTGTCTTCCTAAGCTCGCTTCGTAAATTAGAAGCATGTGAATACCCAATTGGGCTTAATATGTATCAGTGGAAAATTCCTCATCACCATGCAATGGATGAGAATCCATTGGTGCTGGTGGTTGGCAGGTGTAAACCAAGTTCTCATGCACTAGGTGTACTTTCTTTTGTTGATACTTACACTGGGAAGGAGCTGAGTTCTTCCGACCTTGTTCATCCTATTGTGCAAGTGGTTCCACTACCTTTTACTGATTCAACCGAACAAAGGCTACATCTACTAATAGATGCTCACCAACAAGCACATTTATATCCCCAAACCCCCGAGGCTGTCGGTATTTTTCAGCGTGAGTTTTCAAACATTTTCTGGTATTCAGTTGAGGCTGAGAACGGCATTATCAGGGGACATGCATTGAAGGGAAATTGTATTGATGAAACGCCAAACGAGTATTGCTTCGAGACCAGGGGTATTTGGTCTATTTTATTCCCTTTGGAGTTGGAGAAGATCATGACAGCTGTGACAAGAAAGTCAAATGAg GTTGTTCATACTCAAGCAAAGGTTATAGCAGATGAAGATGTTATGTacaaatatatatcaaaaaatttactatttGTGGCGACTGTTGCACCAAAAGCTGTTGCTGGCATTGGATCAGCTACTCCCGAGGAGTCATGGTTGATTGCATATCTTATTGATACAGTCACTGGTCGCATATTGCATCGTGTTACTCATCATGGCTCACATGGCCCGGTCCATGCA GTTTTCAGTGAAAACTGGGTTATCTATCATTACTTCAATTTAAGAGCACACAGATATGAGATGTCAGtcattgaaatatacgatcaaTCTCGGGCG GACAACAAAGATGTTTTGAAGCTTGTTTTTGGAAAGCATAATCTCACTTCTCCAGTCTCTTCCTACTCTCGACCTGAGATCATAACAAAGTCGCAGTCATATTTCTTTGCCCATTCTATCAAAGCAATAGCTGTTACATCTACAGCAAAGGGTATAACTTCAAAGCAACTGCTTGTCGGTACGATTGGTGATCAG GTTTTGGCACTTGATAAGCGTTTCATGGATCCTCGTCGGTCTCTTAACCCCACACAAGCAGAGAAAGAAGAAGGAATTTTACCTTTCACAGATTCTTTGCCAATTATGCCTCAG TCCTATGTTACACACGCCCTTCAAGTAGAGGGTCTGAGAGGAATCGTAACAGTGCCTGCTAAACTCGAATCGACCACACTTGTTTTTACATATGGTGTCGATCTGTTTTTGACTCGCCTCGCCCCTTCTAGGACTTATGATTCGCTTACAGAAGATTTTAGCTACGCCTTGTTGCTCCTAACAATAGTTGCTCTCGTGGTGTCTATCTTCGTAACATGGATTTTATCAGAGAAGAAAGAATTACGTGACAAATGGAGGTGA
- the LOC126677511 gene encoding uncharacterized protein LOC126677511 translates to MKTHHPKLKTQPRPFFSCGFFRHCAQTTLSPTTPHPPPLPLSSAAPPPLSPSPPPRPQVLPLQHQAQQPLLLKSPQPESSSSSSSSTTTSQSFTQWRFPIVTSPLHSPEPYPQPIPLPPPPPPINATKLQELFHAAELQLSTGSDFEKLSALNLLERSLVPNPPSDSVCPPELMRRVVASLKNEAHAKPATKVLLALCLAEGNRHLAVEAGAVGTVIEVVMELEGPAAERALAALELTSTVAEGAAELRTHALAVPVMVTMMGKMAGRGKEYALSALTVVYSGGGGAEDADEQVQHAPPEEVARAVVLALQGDCTARGKRKGKQLLKALEEYGRLDVTHDGNEGL, encoded by the coding sequence ATGAAAACTCACCACCCTAAACTTAAAACCCAGCCACGTCCCTTCTTCTCTTGTGGTTTCTTTCGTCACTGCGCTCAAACCACTCTCAGTCCCACCACTCCTCATCCTCCTCCTCTCCCTCTTTCCTCCGCTGCTCCACCACCTTTATCTCCCTCTCCTCCGCCGCGCCCACAAGTGTTGCCGCTGCAACACCAAGCTCAACAACCCCTGCTTCTAAAATCCCCACAACCTGAATCCTCCTCCTCTTCCTCCTCCTCCACCACTACTTCTCAAAGCTTCACTCAGTGGAGATTCCCAATCGTAACCTCTCCTCTCCACTCACCCGAACCCTACCCACAACCCATCCCATTACCACCACCGCCTCCGCCAATTAACGCCACCAAACTCCAAGAACTCTTCCATGCAGCTGAGCTCCAGCTCAGCACTGGTTCCGACTTCGAAAAGCTCTCTGCTCTCAACCTCTTAGAACGATCTTTAGTCCCCAACCCACCATCAGACTCGGTCTGCCCACCCGAATTAATGCGTCGGGTGGTGGCCAGTTTGAAGAATGAAGCGCATGCAAAACCTGCTACTAAGGTTTTACTAGCTCTTTGTTTAGCTGAAGGCAACCGCCACTTGGCTGTTGAGGCTGGAGCTGTTGGGACCGTGATCGAGGTGGTTATGGAGCTTGAAGGGCCTGCGGCGGAGCGGGCATTGGCCGCTTTAGAGCTGACTTCTACGGTGGCGGAAGGGGCTGCAGAGCTGCGTACTCATGCATTAGCCGTGCCGGTTATGGTAACTATGATGGGTAAAATGGCTGGAAGAGGAAAAGAGTATGCTCTCAGTGCGCTTACTGTTGTTTATAGCGGCGGTGGTGGTGCTGAAGACGCGGATGAGCAGGTTCAGCACGCGCCGCCTGAAGAGGTGGCGCGTGCGGTTGTGCTGGCACTGCAAGGGGATTGTACAGCGAGGGGAAAGAGGAAAGGGAAGCAGTTGTTGAAGGCTCTTGAAGAATATGGACGATTAGATGTAACCCATGATGGAAACGAAGGGTTGTGA
- the LOC126653405 gene encoding L-gulonolactone oxidase 3, whose amino-acid sequence MYQIQYLLWCFICLLYLVHRSPTTVAMPPQPPVRCNDGGCALYNSYGVWNDRKECHIPNVTYPSTEEELRLAVAYANRKKLKIKVVSRFSHTIPKLACPGSHNFSNSMLISTSNYNSLIDIDRANLAVTVDAGVSLRELIDRVEAAGLSLTAAPYWEGVSIGGVISTAAHGSSWWGKGGGVHDHVIGMSVIVPATESQGFAKIMRIGAQDSVLKAVKVSLGLLGVISKVKLSLEPAFKRSITYNFTKDDQIEDIFMDHGKQYEFGDITWYPSKHTAVYRYDSRVPLNTSGDGKFDFLGFQSNSILVSQSTRTAEKLLENARNVKGKCLMASTFIGFKKLVGNGLKNNGLTFTGYPVIGHQGKIQASGSCLYSPEARIDTSCAWDPRIKGLFFYESTTIFPASKFRDFIRDVKKLRDIKPENFCGVDIYNGLLIRFIKASDAYLGQSEDSVVVDFNYYRADDSSTPRMNQDVWEEIEQMAFFKYGAKPHWAKNRNLAFLNVQSKYPNFSKFVAAKKQLDPQNMFSSEWSDEILFGKDRPKGDGCALEGQCICSEDRHCSPSKGYFCRAGLVYTEARVCRDISSSII is encoded by the exons ATGTATCAGATTCAGTACTTATTATGGTGTTTCATTTGCCTCCTCTACTTAGTACACCGGAGTCCGACCACGGTGGCCATGCCGCCGCAGCCTCCGGTTAGGTGTAACGACGGAGGCTGCGCGCTTTATAACTCGTACGGCGTATGGAACGATAGAAAGGAATGTCATATACCTAACGTAACATACCCTTCAACTGAAGAAGAGCTCCGATTAGCCGTTGCTTATGCTAATAGAAAGAAGCTCAAGATCAAAGTCGTTAGCAGATTTTCTCATACAATACCTAAATTAGCTTGTCCTGGTTCTCATAATTTCTCAAATTCAATGCTTATAAGCACGTCCAATTATAATTCCCTGATTGATATTGACAGAGCTAATTTGGCGGTGACGGTGGATGCCGGAGTTAGTCTGCGCGAGCTGATTGATCGCGTGGAAGCGGCGGGATTGAGTTTGACTGCGGCGCCGTACTGGGAAGGAGTGAGCATCGGTGGGGTTATAAGTACGGCGGCGCATGGAAGTTCATGGTGGGGAAAAGGCGGAGGTGTTCATGATCATGTAATTGGGATGAGTGTTATAGTTCCGGCGACGGAATCTCAAGGGTTTGCTAAAATTATGAGAATTGGAGCGCAAGATTCGGTTCTTAAGGCGGTCAAAGTTTCATTAGGCTTGCTGGGTGTCATTTCTAAG GTGAAGCTGTCATTGGAACCAGCATTCAAAAGAAGCATAACATACAATTTCACTAAAGATGATCAAATAGAAGACATATTTATGGATCATGGCAAGCAATATGAATTTGGTGATATTACTTGGTACCCATCCAAGCACACTGCTGTCTACAGATATGATTCCAGAGTTCCCCTGAACACTTCGGGCGACGGAAAATTCGATTTTCTCGGATTTCAATCGAACTCAATTTTGGTATCTCAATCGACTAGAACAGCAGAAAAATTGTTGGAGAATGCCAGAAATGTGAAGGGAAAATGCTTAATGGCAAGTACATTTATAGGGTTTAAGAAATTAGTTGGCAATGGATTGAAGAACAATGGACTAACCTTTACAGGTTATCCTGTAATAGGCCATCAGGGGAAAATTCAGGCTTCAGGTTCTTGCTTATATTCACCCGAAGCAAGAATCGACACGTCGTGTGCATGGGACCCGAGAATTAAGGGGCTTTTCTTTTACGAATCGACAACAATTTTTCCAGCTTCAAAATTTCGAGATTTCATCAGAGATGTGAAGAAATTGAGAGATATAAAACCTGAAAATTTCTGTGGAGTTGATATTTATAACGGACTTCTGATAAGGTTCATCAAGGCTTCAGATGCTTATTTAGGTCAATCCGAGGATTCAGTAGTtgttgattttaattattatcgcgcCGATGATTCTTCCACACCGAGAATGAATCAAGATGTATGGGAAGAAATAGAGCAAATGGCATTTTTCAAATATGGGGCTAAACCACATTGGGCTAAGAATAGGAACTTGGCATTCTTGAATGTGCAAAGCAAGTATCCTAATTTTAGCAAATTTGTTGCAGCAAAGAAGCAATTAGACCCTCAAAATATGTTTTCTAGTGAATGGTCAGATGAGATTTTGTTTGGAAAAGACCGCCCGAAAGGCGACGGATGTGCCCTGGAGGGGCAATGCATATGCTCTGAAGACAGGCATTGTAGTCCAAGCAAAGGGTATTTCTGCAGAGCAGGTCTTGTTTATACAGAAGCTAGAGTTTGCAGAGATATTTCATCCTCAATAATATAG